Proteins found in one Perca fluviatilis chromosome 9, GENO_Pfluv_1.0, whole genome shotgun sequence genomic segment:
- the nipa1 gene encoding magnesium transporter NIPA1 has product MAVNSEPSSVSLPVSGIVIAVVSSFINGSTFVLQKKGILRSRDRGGSYLTDVVWWAGTLSMIVGQIGNFLAYNVAPAVIVTPLGALGVLFGAVLASWILKEHLNILGKLGCVLCCCGSVVLIIHAPKAETVTSRLELEERLLDPVFVVYALLVVLLLVILIVWIAPAHGTSNIMVYVAICSLLGSFTVPSSKGLGLVAPNVFGEGPSSSRALALFLGLLGTLAVSILIQFFFINKALECFSSNMFEAIYYVTFTSTVILASALLFKEWTALTLTDSLVMLCGLTTVCIGVVLLRISQEALITWKKKTD; this is encoded by the exons ATGGCTGTAAACTCGGAACCAAGTAGTGTTTCGTTGCCCGTTTCTGGAATAGTGATAGCAGTAGTATCAAGTTTCATTAATGGGTCGACATTTGTGCTTCAAAAAAAGGGAATATTACGCTCCCGCGACAGAG GAGGGTCGTACCTCACAGATGTGGTGTGGTGGGCTGGCACACTGTCCA TGATTGTTGGTCAAATTGGGAATTTCCTGGCGTACAATGTGGCCCCCGCTGTAATAGTTACACCGCTAGGAGCCCTTGGAGTGTTATTTGG GGCTGTGCTGGCTTCTTGGATCTTGAAGGAACATTTAAATATCCTGGGAAAGCTTGGCTGTGTATTATGTTGCTGTGGCTCTGTTGTGCTTATCATTCATGCCCCTAAAGCGGAGACTGTTACATCGAGACTGGAGTTAGAGGAGAGGCTATTGGACCCAG TGTTTGTAGTGTATGCCCTCTTGGTGGTCCTGCTGCTGGTTATACTCATTGTGTGGATAGCTCCAGCTCACGGCACATCAAACATCATGGTATATGTTGCCATATGTTCCCTCTTGGGAAGCTTCACTGTCCCAAGCAGCAAAGGACTTGGCCTGGTTGCACCAAACGTCTTTGGAGAAGGGCCGTCGAGCAGCAGAGCTCTGGCTCTCTTCCTGGGCTTGTTGGGGActctggctgtcagcatcctgATCCAGTTCTTCTTCATCAACAAGGCCTTGGAGTGTTTCAGCTCCAACATGTTTGAAGCCATATACTATGTAACATTCACATCCACCGTGATTCTTGCTTCTGCTCTTCTCTTCAAGGAGTGGACTGCACTGACTTTAACAGACAGCCTCGTCATGCTTTGTGGTCTGACGACAGTGTGCATCGGGGTCGTTTTACTCCGCATTTCCCAAGAGGCTTTGATTACTTGGAAAAAGAAGACAGACTGA